One window of the Zymoseptoria tritici IPO323 chromosome 12, whole genome shotgun sequence genome contains the following:
- a CDS encoding major facilitator superfamily protein (Member of the major facilitator superfamily of transporters (HOL1 protein-related) with 12 predicted transmembrane regions.) → MSTPDFPRQHLTTLPTIIKFLPDDAADPRNWPAWRKWSVVASITLVDLTVSFGASGYSPATSKFTKDFDVSPEIGTLGLSLYVLGLALGPMSLAPLSEYYGRTPLYVIPYGIFLLFLAGTAAVQNVGGFLVLRILSGLFASVTIANFGGTIADMWPREQVGPAMFAFLWAAVCGSPMGYFLMSFVAQDHGWRTVMWAILGICGGMWLQMVVVLVLFGNETRHSVLLRRRAQRMNEEENVDTYTVTEEMRATGVRQLFATTLSRPFRFLATESIVVFGALYNGFLYGLSFLFNGAFNLVFGEKGHGFDTRGVGLTFLGLMIGISLGPLANIWQERHYQQQIQEPADSDDEQLANAPKVKYKPEARVQIGKLAAVLLPISLFWFAWTSPPEYGIHWIVPVLATVMFGFSFYTLILMTYLYTEEAYLVYSASALAGIGLSRNIFGCVFPLFGTQMFEGLGYNWAGTILAIVACLLVPIPFILERYGPSLREKSPYARQHMKGDEDDEET, encoded by the exons ATGAGCACACCCGACTTCCCGCGGCAGCATTTAACGACCCTGCCAACCATCATCAAATTCCTCCCAGATGATGCAGCCGATCCACGAAACTGGCCAGCATGGAGGAAATGGTCAGTTGTCGCCAGCATAACTCTGGTCGATCTCACGGTTTCGTTCGGAGCATCAGGCTACTCACCAGCCACTTCAAAGTTCACCAAAGACTTTGACGTGAGCCCTGAGATCGGCACGCTGGGACTGTCGCTCTATGTTCTCGGTCTGGCTCTTGGTCCCATGTCGCTCGCTCCATTGTCAGAGTACTATGGACGGACACCGTTGTATGTCATCCCATATGGCATATTCTTGCTATTCCTGGCGGGCACTGCTGCTGTGCAAAATGTCGGCGGGTTCCTGGTCTTGCGAATCCTCTCGGGCCTCTTTGCCAGCGTAACGATAGCAAACTTCGGAGGAACCATCGCAGACATGTGGCCGCGTGAGCAAGTCGGCCCAGCAATGTTTGCTTTTCTCTGGGCGGCAGTATGTGGAAGTCCCATGGGATATTTCTTGATGTCGTTTGTGGCGCAAGATCATGGCTGGAGAACGGTGATGTGGGCGATCCTGGGCATTTGCGGAGGAATGTGGCTGCAGATGGTAGTTGTGCTGGTGCTATTTGGTAATGAGACGAGGCATTCTGTTCTGTTGAGAAGGAGGGCCCAGCGGAtgaacgaggaggagaacgtGGACACTTATACCGTGACTGAAGAGATGAGAGCGACCGGTGTCCGTCAGCTGTTCGCAACGACGCTTTCTCGGCCCTTTCGATTCCTTGCAACAGAGTCGATCGTTGTGTTCGGCGCACTTTACAACGGCTTCTTGTACGGCTTGTCCTTTCTCTTCAATGGCGCTTTCAACCTCGTGTTCGGAGAGAAAGGCCATGGCTTTGATACGAGAGGTGTTGGACTCACCTTCCTGGGACTCATGATTGGCATCTCTTTGGGCCCTTTAGCGAACATCTGGCAGGAGCGGCATTACCAGCAGCAAATCCAGGAGCCTGCCGATTCTGATGATGAGCAGCTGGCCAACGCTCCAAAGGTCAAATACAAGCCGGAAGCTCGCGTGCAGATTGGCAAACTTGCGGCAGTGCTGCTTCCCATCAGTCTTTTCTGGTTCGCATGGACTTCGCCACCGGAGTATGGTATCCACTGGATCGTTCCTGTCCTTGCCACGGTCATGTTCGGCTTTTCCTTCTACACCTTGATCCTCATGACTTACTTGTACACCGAGGAGGCATACCTGGTGTATTCTGCGAGCGCGCTGGCAGGTATCGGTCTTTCGAGAAACATCTTCGGCTGTGTTTTTCCTTTGTTCGGTACTCAGAT GTTCGAGGGTTTGGGGTACAATTGGGCGGGCACGATTCTTGCCATTGTTGCATGCCTTCTTGTGCCCATTCCGTTCATTCTGGAGAGATATGGGCCGTCGCTGCGGGAGAAGAGTCCATATGCTCGTCAGCATATGAAgggtgatgaggatgacgaagaaACTTGA
- the MEP gene encoding metalloprotease/fungalysin metallopeptidase (Secreted metalloprotease (MEP); Fungalysin metallopeptidase (M36); zinc metallopeptidase; Fungalysin (M36.001) can hydrolyse laminins, elastin, collagen and keratin; they have been related to pathogenesis in fungal pathogens for mammals. The keratinolytic metallopeptidase from Microsporum canium has been used as a vaccine. ...), giving the protein MRGSQLASWAALITAAYAHPHHDAVRHSSNPLQARQLASGDALENFRPRQRSAYVEAAALEGDVEAAASSEESDEARGLPRYVRAATRFVERTFPDAEFREVGDHYVSGSGIGHVYFKQTIFGYDIDDADFNVNVNEDGSIFSYGNSFYTGVLPSSAPAVPQLLEPTEVVSSVARTLALPIDPAQAEIVEEETAAFRVEGLSNVESAPKGQLVYYRNGDNELVPAWRLETDVTDNWLTTYQQADGSNQILAVTDYVSDASYEVFPWPINDPVGNKQKVERNPEDKQSSPRGWHDDGVRKTTTTAGNNGIAQSNTDGDAVYLTEPRPQSASLDFRAPFDPALEPAEYINASVIQLFYTSNRYHDLLYTLGFNEEAGNFQTSNFGRGGQGGDSVILNTQDGSGLNNANFATPPDGAQGRMRMYVFNQSTPNRDSSFEAGIVIHEYTHGLSNRLTGGPLNSRCLSVLESGGMGEGWSDFFATSIRVKNSDKRTVDYPIGDYAFNDPKGIRAYVYSTSLTTNPYTYSSLNTLTRVHQFGTVWCSTLYEVLWNLIDSRGNTPKQTPTLTGRGIPTDGKYLAMKLVQDGMALQPCNPTFLQARDAILDAERALTKGKYRCELWKGFAKRGLGEDAKRVGSAGGAKPLVDGRGDQERGAGISSTKRGRRDGVV; this is encoded by the exons ATGCGTGGCAGTCAACTTGCCTCCTGGGCAGCTCTCATCACTGCGGCATATGCCCATCCTCATCACGACGCAGTTCGCCATTCTTCAAATCCTCTTCAAGCACGACAGCTAGCCAGTGGCGACGCTCTGGAGAACTTTCGTCCTCGCCAACGCTCTGCATACGTCGAGGCCGCTGCGTTAGAGGGCGACGTCGAAGCCGCAGCATCATCCGAGGAGTCAGATGAGGCACGCGGACTGCCTCGCTACGTTCGAGCAGCTACTCGCTTCGTTGAGAGGACATTCCCGGATGCTGAGTTCCGTGAAGTTGGCGACCACTATGTCAGTGGTAGCGGTATCGGGCATGTCTACTTCAAGCAGACGATCTTTGGATACGACATTGACGATGCCGACTTCAACGTCAAC GTCAACGAGGACGGCAGCATCTTCTCCTACGGCAATTCTTTCTACACGGGAGTTCTGCCATCATCCGCTCCCGCGGTCCCGCAACTCCTGGAGCCCACCGAGGTTGTCTCCAGTGTAGCCCGTACTCTGGCTCTTCCCATCGACCCTGCTCAAGCCGAGAtcgtggaagaggagaccgCCGCCTTCAGAGTGGAGGGCCTGTCGAATGTCGAGTCCGCACCGAAAGGTCAGCTCGTCTACTACCGCAACGGCGACAATGAACTTGTGCCAGCATGGCGCTTGGAGACGGACGTCACCGACAATTGGTTGACCACTTACCAACAAGCCGATGGATCGAACCAGATCCTGGCCGTGACTGACTACGTCTCTGATGCATCCTATGAAGTCTT TCCATGGCCAATCAACGACCCAGTCGGCAACAAACAGAAGGTCGAGCGCAATCCCGAAGACAAACAGTCCAGCCCCCGCGGCTGGCACGACGACGGCGTGCGAAAAACTACAACGACCGCCGGCAACAACGGCATCGCCCAGTCCAACACCGACGGCGACGCAGTGTACCTCACCGAGCCTCGCCCGCAGAGCGCCTCGCTCGACTTCCGCGCTCCCTTCGACCCAGCCCTCGAGCCCGCCGAGTACATCAACGCTTCCGTCATCCAACTCTTCTACACCTCCAACAGATACCACGACCTCCTCTACACCCTCGGCTTCAACGAAGAAGCCGGCAACTTCCAAACCTCCAACTTCGGCCGCGGCGGTCAGGGCGGCGACTCCGTCATTCTCAATACCCAAGACGGCAGCGGACTCAACAACGCCAACTTCGCCACCCCTCCTGATGGCGCTCAAGGTCGCATGCGCATGTACGTCTTCAACCAGTCCACTCCCAACCGCGACTCCTCCTTCGAAGCCGGCATCGTCATCCACGAGTACACCCACGGTCTCTCCAACCGACTCACCGGCGGCCCGCTCAACTCCCGCTGCTTATCCGTGCTCGAATCCGGGGGTATGGGCGAAGGCTGgtccgacttcttcgccacaTCCATCCGCGTCAAAAACTCCGACAAGAGGACCGTCGACTACCCGATCGGCGACTATGCGTTCAACGACCCCAAAGGGATCCGGGCGTACGTCTACTCCACCAGCTTGACGACCAATCCGTACACCTACTCCTCTCTCAACACCCTCACTCGCGTCCACCAGTTCGGAACGGTGTGGTGTTCGACGCTGTATGAAGTGCTGTGGAATCTCATCGATAGCCGTGGTAACACGCCCAAGCAGACGCCGACTCTGACTGGAAGAGGCATCCCGACTGATGGGAAGTACTTGGCGATGAAGTTGGTGCAGGATGGGATGGCGTTGCAGCCTTGCAATCCGACGTTCTTGCAGGCGAGAGATGCTATTTTGGACGCGGAGAGGGCGTTGACGAAGGGGAAGTATAGGTGTGAGTTGTGGAAGGGTTTCGCGAAGAGAGGGTTGGGTGAGGATGCGAAGAGAGTGGGGA GCGCTGGCGGTGCGAAGCCGCTGGTGGATGGCAGAGGTGATCAAGAGCGCGGTGCTGGTATATCGTCAACGAAGCGAGGACGACGCGACGGTGTGGTGTGA
- a CDS encoding asparagine synthase (glutamine-hydrolyzing) yields MCGIFACHQHPDVAKFRPMALRMGKQIKHRGPDWSGNHTANNTILVHERLSIVGIDTGAQPILNQDKSIALAVNGEIYNHRILRNQLAKPYPFKTHSDCEVIIPLYEQYGIDAPKYLDGMFSWVLHDKAQDRLIAARDPIGITTFYMGRSSETPGSVYFASELKCLHPVCDTIESFPPGHVYDSKTDKLTRYYTPQWLMEPSSVPSNPLDLTVLRETFERSVRKRLMAEVPYGVLLSGGLDSSLVASIAQRETLRLQKEYTKQQALLSGTNSPSINGVANGKPPADEELAGIDEEYHLNSVPVLSQLNSFSIGLPDAPDTKAALEVARYLGTRHHSFTFTIQEGLDALFDVIFHLETYDVTTIRASTPMFLLSRKIKAMGVKMVLSGEGSDEIFGGYLYFHNAPDKKAFHEETVRRVKNLHLADCLRANKSTSAWGVEARVPFLDKQFLDLSMNIDPAEKMITKDRIEKYILRKAFDTEGEPGAKPYLPKHILWRQKEQFSDGVGYGWIDGLKDEAKKMVTDEQMVEETIRKEKPHWGDDIPDSKEAYWYRCMFDEHFPPQCASTVMRWTPTWSKQTDPSGRAIGVHDQAYEEKKAEA; encoded by the exons atg TGCGGTATTTTCGCCTGCCACCAGCATCCTGATGTTGCCAAGTTCCGGCCAATGGCCCTTCGCATGG GCAAGCAGATCAAGCACCGCGGGCCCGATTGGAGCGGCAACCATACAGCCAACAACACCATTCTCGTACACGAGCGTCTCTCAATCGTCGGTATTGACACTGGCGCGCAGCCAATCTTGAACCAGGACAAGAGCATTGCTTTGGCGGTCAACGGCGAG ATCTACAACCACAGAATCCTCCGCAATCAGCTTGCCAAGCCATATCCGTTCAAGACGCACTCCGATTGTGAGGTGATCATTCCTCTGTACGAGCAATATGGCATCGATGCGCCAAAGTACCTCGACGGCATGTTCAGCTGGGTGCTGCACGACAAGGCTCAGGACCGCCTGATCGCCGCGAGAGACCCAATCGGAATCACCACTTTCTACATGGGTCGCTCGTCCGAGACACCCGGCAGCGTCTACTTCGCCAGCGAGCTGAAGTGCCTCCACCCCGTGTGCGACACAATCGAGAGCTTCCCACCAGGACACGTCTACGACAGCAAGACCGACAAGCTGACTCGATACTACACCCCGCAATGGTTGATGGAGCCCAGCTCAGTCCCATCCAACCCACTCGACTTGACAGTCCTCCGCGAGACATTCGAACGATCGGTCAGAAAGAGATTGATGGCGGAGGTTCCATACGGTGTGTTGCTTTCGGGAGGATTGGACAGCTCTCTTGTGGCTTCAATCGCACAACGTGAGACTCTGCGTCTGCAAAAGGAGTACACCAAGCAACAGGCTCTCCTCTCTGGAACCAACAGCCCGTCAATCAATGGAGTCGCCAACGGCAAGCCTCCAGCGGATGAGGAGCTCGCAGGTATCGACGAGGAGTACCACCTCAACTCTGTGCCTGTACTCTCCCAACTCaactccttctcgatcggtCTTCCCGACGCACCCGATACCAAGGCCGCTCTGGAAGTCGCCCGCTACCTCGGCACGCGCCACCActccttcaccttcaccatCCAAGAAGGTCTCGATGCTCTCTTCGATGTCATCTTCCACCTCGAAACCTACGATGTCACCACCATCCGCGCCTCAACACCCAtgttcctcctctcccgcaaGATCAAAGCGATGGGCGTGAAGATGGTGCTCTCCGGTGAAGGCAGCGACGAGATCTTCGGCGGCTATCTCTACTTCCACAACGCTCCCGACAAGAAGGCCTTCCACGAGGAGACCGTCCGCCGTGTCAAGAACCTCCACCTGGCCGACTGCCTTCGCGCCAACAAATCCACCTCCGCATGGGGCGTGGAAGCCCGCGTTCCTTTCCTCGACAAGCAATTCCTCGACCTATCCATGAACATCGACCcagcggagaagatgatcACCAAAGACCGCATCGAGAAATACATCCTCCGCAAAGCCTTTGACACGGAAGGCGAACCCGGCGCGAAACCCTACCTCCCCAAACACATTCTCTGGCGTCAAAAGGAGCAGTTCTCCGATGGTGTCGGATACGGCTGGATCGACGGGCTCAAAgacgaggcgaagaagatggtgacGGACGAGCAGATGGTCGAGGAGACGATCCGCAAGGAGAAACCGCACTGGGGTGATGATATTCCGGATTCGAAGGAGGCGTATTGGTATAGGTGTATGTTTGACGAGCATTTCCCTCCGCAGTGTGCGAGCACGGTGATGAGGTGGACGCCGACGTGGAGTAAGCAGACGGATCCGAGTGGGCGGGCGATTGGAGTGCATGATCAGGCTTatgaggagaagaaggcggaggctTAG